The following proteins are co-located in the Megalobrama amblycephala isolate DHTTF-2021 linkage group LG12, ASM1881202v1, whole genome shotgun sequence genome:
- the LOC125279310 gene encoding polymeric immunoglobulin receptor-like, with the protein MRIILTFTLLMISGVVSSMNVTGYSGGGVTITCKYKTKYEQNEKSFCRGDQSSTCSEIKVNSGRFSLYDDTSSAVLKVTIRDLSEEDSGMYYCTFGKTRGKDSYTEVNLKVIRDQQNRTVRGYSGGNVIINFKYKMKHKKYVRVCKNAADQCLTVMNTNRTAEQKHDGRFSVYNNRSADLLRVFIRELNVDDSGEYKIIVKVSEQYSVFSKFDLDIRDDDCCVKSISLSAAAGGSVNISCKYPQSHRKDVKFLCWRSGDDLCAEELSVTKKSKWINKGKIKLYDDREEQLLTGSISHVTEQDSEYWCGVV; encoded by the exons GTGTCGTGAGCTCCATGAATGTGACAGGATATTCAGGAGGAGGAGTCACAATCACATGCAAATATAAGACAAAATATGAGCAAAATGAAAAGTCTTTTTGTCGAGGTGATCAGAGCTCCACATGCTCTGAGATTAAAGTTAATTCTGGAAGATTCTCTCTGTATGACGACACAAGTTCAGCAGTCTTAAAAGTGACCATCAGAGATCTGAGTGAAGAGGATTCTGGGATGTACTACTGTACATTTGGTAAAACTAGAGGAAAAGATTCCTACACTGAAGTGAATCTGAAGGTTATAAGAG ATCAACAAAACAGGACTGTGAGAGGATATTCAGGAGGAAACGTCATTATAAACTTCAAATATAAGATGAAACACAAGAAATATGTGCGAGTCTGTAAAAATGCAGCAGATCAATGTTTGACTGTAATGAACACTAACAGAACAGCAGAACAGAAACATGACGGACGATTCTCTGTTTATAATAACAGATCTGCAGATCTCTTACGTGTGTTTATCAGAGAGCTGAATGTGGATGATTCTGGAGAATATAAGATTATAGTTAAAGTCTCTGAACAATACAGTGTCTTCTCTAAATTTGATCTGGACATCAGAGACG ATGATTGTTGTGTGAAGAGCATCAGTCTATCAGCTGCTGCAGGAGGATCTGTGAACATCAGCTGCAAATACCCACAATCCCACAGAAAAGATGTGAAGTTTCTCTGCTGGAGATCTGGAGATGATCTCTGTGCTGAAGAGTTGTCTGTGACAAAGAAAAGTAAATGGATTAATAAGGGAAAGATCAAGCTGTATGATGACAGAGAAGAGCAGCTCCTGACGGGAAGCatcagtcatgtgactgaacAAGATTCAGAATACTGGTGTGGAGTGGTGTGA